The Plasmodium knowlesi strain H genome assembly, chromosome: 14 region TTATCACTGCTCCTATTTATTTCACATTCTTTTTAAGGACCAAAATaacattttcaaaaatgaaagcGCCAAAACTATGCTCAACTTGAGGCAAGAAATTATACAAGTAATTCTCGCAACGGATATGAGCaaacatataaaaattttggcTCAGTTCCGTATAAAATCCATTAAAATTAGATCatacatagaaaaaaatattatcctATGTTTGAAGATGATAATAAAGGCTGCTGATTTGTCTCACAATTGTGTAGACTGGAGTGAACATTATTTGTGGGTCAAAAGATTAGTAAACGAATTTTACCACGAAGGAGACGAACAGTTGGAAAAAGGATATCAAATTAATCCTCTCTTTGATCGGAATTCGCAtgataattttataaaaatccAAAGAACTTTCTTAAAGGAATTAGTTTTCCCCTTAATTATTTCTCTAAAAAGTTTGGACAGAACTTCCATCACACAATTTATGATGGATAAGGTTAAACGTAATTattccaaatggaaaaaaattgaaaaaaacccttccaaaaggaagaaatactTAAACGAATTGATAAGTAATATTCCAGATTCGTGGAAAAAGTTGTATCATCCTAATTTAGACATTTACCAGTTGCAGAAATGTACGTGAAGCAGTTCTTGtatgccactttttttttttttttttttttttttttttttcgctgtaGGTGTGCAAAAGTGGCCAATGGGACAGGAAATTTTATAACCTCCCTGGTTCGCGCACACATTACACCTTTTGTTTGTATCACATTTCataatgttttaatttttagtcgtttcttttccgttttatAAAAAGCCATTAAACTTCTTGATGCTTCTCTGTTTCGTGTGGGCcttcaaaagggaaagggccgctcctttttttttttgttaaaactTAACCTGGTGTGATTTGtccacatgtatacacacatatatatatgtgcaggaAACACACGAGTATGTGCTCTCCTGCCTGTTCAGTTTTAATTTctaaaaaagtgaaaaaaatgggtacCTCCGATGCCGTTATTCTGTTCGCAGTTGGctgatttgttttttttaaatatattggCACGCTGTGCAAATTGgcagaaatatatttatactaTCCCTTAATCATTTTTTCGCTGAAATATAGGGATGTTTCCGGACGGCTTAAAACGTTTTCCCATTTCGCTTATCCCTCCGCCCTTACCCAAGAAACACCtttaaaatggtaaaaacgAGACAAGCATTGTCTAACCgtggttttttaaaaatcttTCGTTGTGTCTGTAGAACTGCTATCAAATTCAGAACATACATGCACATCAACCACTGTGTTCGCAAATTGAACAAGATTGGCTACAGGCTTAGGGACACATTTCCGCTGCGTtcggaagaacaaaaattaacTATTTTCGAGTTGCACAGcgcgtatatatgtgtatatgtatacataccaCCCATACGTACCTCCTTAGGGATACCCCCCCCTCATTCTGCTACAAACTTGCACTACATTTgaagcgcaaaaaaaaaaaaaaaaaaaaaaaaagaaagaattatttaattttacaaAGGGAATTTATACCATTTTAAACGATTTGAACAATATGACTTTAATGTACAGTTAAACTTGTTTAGCCCGTCGTCTGGGGAGATTGTAACagcagggggggggaagcaaATAAAAGCTTAAACACAAACAAATTCATCAGAATAtcaacaaaaaatattcattcaCCCGCataaagcatatatatatgtgcgtatGCGTGGATTTATACATAATACGGGTAATGTACAAAATTGatgtatacatttatgtaagTGCGAAGGAACacgtaaatttttcttttcccttcgcTTCTATTATTTGCCTAAGagtcataatttttgtttaaaaatcCGCAATACTTCATAttattaggaaaaaaaaaaaaaaaaaaaaaaaaaaaaagggagccGGAGAAAGTAAAATTTCATTCAGATTTATTTTGCCCTCAGTAAAAATCCTCacgtttgtaatttttttttttttttttttttttttcctttttttttttgtaaaacaaaatatttcgaatttttcattgttatttttctccgcacgttctttatttcgttgtACATTATATTATCTTATTTTACCTTTTGTCGacgtttccctttttttcacgttCGCCGATTCGCCTGTATACATTTgtacgcatatgtatatatgacaTGTAACGTATGATGTATGATGTATGACGTGTGCTCACCTGCTCGCCAATGAAATAAAGCCTGCTTCATTTTCCCACAAACGCATCGCGTGCAGGTTGCCCTTCAGATAGCTATATATCACTTCCCTTTTGAAAATAAGAACTTTCATATGGCTAAGAGGCATAAATTGAAGATTACCATTttgcctatatttttttttgtaatattcACCGGGATTCACACCGTTTTTACCGCCTTTGACAGGAATGACTGTAAgttaaatgaaatgaaaaagggtcCTCGTGTGTACGGCATCATGGGGTATTATGCCACCACGCGTGTCTGTGCATTATGCATGGCCTAGTTTTTACCATGTCATTCTTGTATACCACATTCGGCTTGTGCAAATGAGTCCTCCATGTTCAGTGGATGTCTAGTTTTATGTTTAAGAAGAATGGCGTTCCGCTAAGGTCCACTGtacctttttcatttatggGTGTGCACTTATCTATTCGCACAATGGAATGCTCTCTTTCCGCGCTATGCAATCGTTGCACCTGTGGATACAGATTCATCTCCATCGTGTGTtaccccctcttttttttttcccccccttaggGTTAATGTTTTACACGAGCTGCTCTGGCTCAGGGCAGGTAAAATGGGAACTGCTGGGGGTCTTGACCATTTTGAACAGTCTGATTTTATTGCTAAATGTGAACTACaaggaaaacataaaccatttaaataaCAAGAAGAGCGAAACGAGTGACATAAATGACGATTTGATAAATGTTGACATGAACGAGTTTAGCAACAATGAGAAGGACGAAAGCAGCgatgaaagtgaaaaagagaaaaagtacaacaagataaaaataagatACCTATACAGCATTAGCAACTCTAGAGTCTGTTATTATAGCATGTGGATCTTATGTTACTAtctgatatattttttgtgtttcctGAGTTTTTTATATGGTATTAGACTATTCCAGAACAatttaattaatatatatacaatcaGGACATGCAGAATTGATAATTTAgcaaattatattttatctGAAAATACCTTCATAAGCCTATACTGGGCCATTATCAATTTTAACGTTTTTATGAGTAAGTACACAGACTCCTTCTACATTTCAAATTATTTCAAATTGAATATACAATTTAGCacagggaagaagaagcttctttttttcttaaattatGCTTATCAAATATTACTAGTAAGTTATAcgatttataaaaatgtggaTCTGTATAATAAAGGGCTGTACAATTTGAATCAAATTGTGTGTGCCCTCATCTTCCTCTGTCTAATCCTCTATACTATTTTAGAAATCACATATGTTTTGGAAATAAATAAGCCCTGTTATTATGGTGTTACCAAGTTGTCTTTCAACTACATTTGGGCCATCATATACCTATTTGtgattttcatttcctccgtcattttttacttttctgtttttccttattccATCAAAGACCAGTATGTGAATTTTCAGATCATGCTctggtttttttttatttccctaaCTTACATAAAAAGGAACCAATTGTTTATAAAGGTttgaattttctttctttcgaATTTTCGGAAAGTCACATGTGGGCTAGCTTCCGTTCCGAACGGGGGTGCTGTATAAAGATGcacctttaaaaaaagggggggggggtagaaTTTGCACAAATGCAAGTGAGACaaaggtgatttttttttttttttttccaaaaatacCCACCGCGTGCGCACGAAATTCCATATATAGGCTATGGTAATGCACGACTTCTAAGCAAAGAATTATAAAACATTCGATGATCGTAAAGGAGGAGCGTTCGTTcgatttttttccgttcatgAGGTCCATGCACATGGGTCCATATATGTTCCTACGCGGTAATTCGCGAATGAGCTTATGCACCTGCGCAAATGTTCACTTCAAAGGGTAAAATCGTTCGTATAGCAAAAGGTGAAGATGGCCCTTAACACAATCATAGCAGCGAGgcggagaaaaaatgtgtaaccCGTCCAACCTGCAAAAAGTGACATCGCGGTATGCCATAAACATGAACCCGAGTGTACATCACCATAAGTAATGAATTCTCATGCTAAACAAGTGCagacacatatgtgtatacaagTTCATAGAATAACTTTCCACCCCATCTGGAGGataacagaagaaaaaaaaaaaaaaaaaaaaaaaaaaaatggacacccTACCTGACGTCGAATCAGCCTTTCtaatttacaattttgaaaacaGTCCAATTCGAAATGCAGAAAAATCGAACATTATAAAGCAGTTTAACAATAAAATTAAGCGACATGAAAAGGTCCTACTAAATAGCCACTACAAACatgtgaataatttttcctactCTACAGATatatttcacaatttttataaaataacaGAATATtatcttttaaaatatgttaaCAGTATCATTATTGATTCTACCCTATTTTTTAAGTGTGTTCACCAAGTAAAAAATGGCTCCTCTTATTTGGCTCAAAAtgatgaggaaaaattaCAAGAGCGTTTTTGTCTAAATGAGCAAGCTGAGGAGGGGACCAAATTGTTGGGGAATTCagaaacgaaaaatgaagatcCAGCCGACTTTACCTTCGATTGTGTACTTCTGCGCAACTTTGTAGAAAATTTCAAAAGGGTGAACAGTTCAAGTGTGCGAGTTTCCAAAACcagtggaaaggaaaacagaaGAGGATCGTCGCACAAGAAATATGTTAGTAAAGATGCAAACGGGGGAAGTACCACAAACAATGCAGAAGCCAACCCAAGAGGAGGCAAAGAGGAACCTCAAAACTACCCTTTTAGAAAATCCTTCCTGTATGAACTGTGTGAAGTGTACAGCCACTCCCAtaacaagaaaaagagaatgaTATGTATTACAAAAATATTCCGCAAAATTGTTAGCAGGAAGCAAATTAGACAATTTATATGCGAAAATgacaagaggaaaaaaaaaaattacctacGATTTTTTCTGAATTTATCATTGGGCATTTTTATATACCTCTACATGCACAAATATATCAAAAAGAACTACAGAAATgtggaattttttatatttttgaatAGCCCACAAAATTTTCAAGATATATATGTCAACATGGTAccccaaatggaaaagcaACAAATTTGTAGCTTCATCAAGTTTGTAAAGTTGCTAAACATCCGGATGTTTCGATACCTCTACATAACGTTTTTTGTGAATATATACAAGTACGTTAACTTAATATATAACGTCACGCTTTTGACGCTTTACAGCTATTTTAAATACTTAAATGAGTGCATAAATGGTGGAAAGGAGTTATTCTCACTGGAAAGGCAAGAACAAATAGAGGAGGGAAACCACCTGACGGAAGTCCCCACACACATACGCGCCAGTCACACAGCATTGGAAGGAACAAGTAgcaggagggaaaaaagagaaccgAGTGAAATCGTAACAAATGAGGATAGCCAGGGTTTATCACTTGGGAGAACCATGCAAAACTACGGAAGCGGTTTGAAAGAAAGCGTAGACACAAAAAGCACTGCACCAAATATATATCAAAACTATGAAAGGGTGAATAGCGAAataggtgaaaaaaatacaaacgaACTGAATAACAAAAGAGAAGCGGAAGATACGTCAACTTGGAATGGAAGACAATACGACAACCCGGGCCCCGCTAACTACAGCGAAAAACATACGCACGAAATAATCCTCAGCTGTTATATTTaccttttcatattttaccACTACATAAGGGAAACcagaaaaaagatgaaatatGAAATTCTAAGAATACAAAatgatgttaaaaaaatgattgccttatttcttaaaatatATGGCATAAATAAGAAAGGCAGTGATGATGAAAACAGGACGACGGGTGAGTGCAAGAAAGACGGGACAATAGATTTGCGGAGAAGTCTAACGAGTAGCGCGAATACCACCCAACCTACTGTAGATTCTGTTCATTCCTTATATTTTAACTTCATACAGATGAGCAAATGCTACAGAAGGTGCGTAAAGACGAATTATGAATTGATTAAATCGGTTCACACGTTCCATTTATTATTAAAACACTTTTACAAATACTTCCCCattttaaatgtaaaaaaggataagTGCATGATATATAATTATTGGAACAAGCATTTTATACATTACGCCAAAagagttgaaaaaaatggacaagttgaaaatgtattttgtacggaagaaaaaaatagacagaAAGGAAATGGGAACCCCCCTTTGGACGtctttaaaaatgtgaatgatTACGAGatggattttttttactttcatgaaaggaaaaaggaagaagaggaaatcaTCATAGATTTAGTGCAGAagagggaagaggaaaatctGGACCATTTATTTGGAGCTGGTAAAGGAGACAAAGTTTCGTCTCCACAATTTTCGCAGATCGGTGAGGAGGCGCAGCCCCTATACGAGAGCGAAGgcaaaaatgagcaaaaggATGAGCAGAAAGTTGAGCAGAAAGATGAGCAGAAAGATGAGCAGAAAGGTGAGCAGAAAGGTGAGCAAAAGGATGAGCagaaaaatgaggaggaaaacgaTGAGGCAGACGATATGGAACCATTGAAGAGGTTGTTCCTAAACTGCGTTAACAATGGCCTAGATGCTCTTCTTCTCAACGCTGGTACAGAATTGGGGGGCACTGCGGGGAAAATGGAACGAGACGGATATGCCTCAATGGAGCACATCCCAGACAGTGGCAATATTTTCCCTCCGGACGATTCTCACAACGGTGCCAATTTTTCTAGCCTAAGAAAGAGCCCCATATTGCAGCTTCTAAGAagtaatataaaaatttaccGAAAAATAGATACCATGATGGAAACCTTCTCTAGCAACAAATTGGAAGgaacaataaaaaattgcCTGCATGATCTGAACAAATATAACAAGAGCGCTCTGGACATTTACGACGATTGCATTTTCGACATTCaatacaaaattgaaaaagagcCCACTTTGGAAAGTGAAGAGttaagaagaaacaaaaagcTATTACAAGTCAAAATATTCTTAGACTATGAAAAACTGTATACGAAAAAAACAGTTGAGACGCAAACacctgtttctttttttagaaaagaaaaggttattcAAATTCCAAAGGATGAAGGAGTTTCCACAACATCGGAACAATACATACAGGCGAAAAGGGTGGCGAatcctattttttatttgaaagATATATATGATTAAATTGGGCTCCCGTCCAACAGTACCTCATAGGAGGGTGGAAGTTATTCACCCCCTCTCCATGCACAATCGGGTTATCCTACCACATTAAAAATGACAGTATTATTATAACTTGGCGCTTACTctatttgcacattttactTCTTCGCTTCTGTGCACTGGTGAAAATAACTTCTTCCGCGGTATAGGAAGTAAGCATTTTATTCCATGCAGTATGTACATCTGTAAGTACTCTTCAGagaatcattttttttttttctttttccttttacatcTGATACCTGTGCCAGTTTGCATCATTTCACGCACCCCCTCCTGATCAATTATTTGTGTGAGCTCTCCGtcgatttatttttccacccATTTGTAATTATTACATAAATTTGGTGTCATATTCCTACAttcgtatatatacacaaaaatatgtaaaaaagaaaaaaaaaaaaaaaatattccccaaaatttcttcctcttgtATGCATCCTCTGATGATTACATAGGtgacacattttttccctccttttggtatccccattattttttttttaatttttttacttacaCCCCTGTTTTGTAATTTCCGCAAAAACATGGATTCACGTAGAATTgtgggaaagagaaaaaaggaaatctcCGTTGTGAGAGCATGACGCaaatgacaaaatttttCTCTCGCTTAAAATGCTGAAAAACGTTTTtgcgaaagaaaaatggtGCAAGCGCTTTCTACGACTGAACGAGCGGCACATTCACAACAGCCACTTGAATAAATCGCTCAAAAACAGATATAACGAAAAGGTGAGAGATAAGTACCTGGATAACATTTACAACAATGAAATTAATGTTAGCACCATAAGTAAGAACATAAAAAACAAGAAGGTTGACTACTTGAGACAACTGATTTATGATGAGGCCGAAGGTGATGAGTATCTTTTGGACGAGACAATTttggaggaagtaaaaaagaaaaagggaaaaggcaTCACACATGGAAGGAACAGTAACAATAGCAACAGCagtagggggggggatgagGGAGCTGCGTGTGCACTGCCCGAGCAGGACAAGGCAGAAATGAGCGAATCCAAGTACAAGCAGGCGATAAGAATGTACAATTTGTTGAAGTTAACGGACAAAGCCAACATTTTCGATGAAGATGTTTTTATGAACATAGATAGCAAAATTAATCACGACGTTTATCAATTTTCCCAGAAAAATATTCTACATGACTGTGAAAATGAAGTGAAAAGTTCGGAAAACAGTAAGAGAAGCAGTTATATAGATGGTCGAATGGTGGACAACCAAAACGAAAATTTGTCTTCCTCCCTACCGATGGAAAACCAGGTAGACACCTTGCGAAATAGCGAAACGAGCTGTCATGCCAACCTAGACGATAGCAATTTTATGAGTATTACCAAAATGAACCTCCCCATATTCAACCCATCTAGTTTCTGTCTAGCCATAGAAAGTTTAACCAACCATATATGTGATGATTTAATTTACTTATTTGGGGAttttatggaagaaaaaaaattacctacAAAAGACGAAAATGATAGACTGTACAAATTTATGAACTATTTAtgcgaatttttttccctagaAAAGAGAGAAACTGATGTAGATAGATGGATGGATGAGGTatacaataaaataaaacctAAATTGCCATCCGCCTTTCGCAGTATGAAAAACGAGTATGTCAAAAACTGGATCAAAGAACACATTAAACGAGTCcttgaaaatgaaaaacgaaataatCAAATGCtatataaggaaaaatattacaattTGGGTAACGATTTTCCTTATGATAACTTACCCATGAATGAAAATAAGGGGGAGGATCCTAAAGCAGAATTTTCCActgaaaaattaacaaactaTTTTAAAACCATCATTGAATTTTTCCTGGAGAAAAAAGTGGACTCCAATTTGGAAGAACAATTAAATATGATGTTtttaaacttaaaaaaaatcggaCTGGATAATTGGCTCAAAATGGACGTAAgagattttgaaaaatatcttcTCAGAAATAACAACTCCAACTTTCTGCAAATAACAGAAAATGACAAGTACGTTTCATACTTAATGTTAAAATGTGCGAGTCGGAACATTacggatttttttttttacgaagaattttctccttttcatctttttaaTGAGAGACCAAAATTTTCcattgaggaaaaaataaacgctTTGCAGCCGAATAAACACATACCAGACgatgagttaaaaaaaatgattttcTCAAACGAGTCTGCAGTGACGATAgtaagtaaaaataattctggCCATGTTCATCACGACATGGACATTGATCTCTTTcttgagaaggaaaaaacgtaTAATATGAACAGATCCTTAATCACGTACACTTTTGATGAAAACACTGATTCGTACAGTTACAAGTATAAGCAAATTCCAAACACTATTTACGACCATAATACGAATAAGTAtataagggaaaaggaaactaTTGACCCTATGCTAAAACTAAACGAAATGAGGTCCTCCATTTTGGAAGTTAAACGCATGATGAGCATGACAAAAGGTTAGTACACTTTTGTGTgaaatgtgcatacattggggggggaaagctCATACTGCGCCTCATCTGTccttattatatttatatttatatatatatatatatttttttttttttttttttgtgggaaAAAAGTTGTCAGCACGCTCGAAACGGTCTTAtgcatttccttctttatttcttacCCCTCGCAGATGGACGCGTGTACTACATAAGAATCATCATCGTGATAGGAAACGGAAAGGGCGTATACGGCTACGGTGTGGGGTTcggaaaaaacattaaagAAGCGAGAAACAGCGCCCTCCTGAATTCGATAAGTAACCTAGATTTTATAGACTACAATTATAAGAACTGCGTTCTAAATTTTCCAGTCAGTGGGCAAGAATATTCTTCCCATGTTAAAATAATTCCTAGACCATTAGGGAGAGGATTGAAAATAAACAGGAAGTACCTTCCCTTAGGCTACATACTTGGGTTAGACAATGTGAAAATCTCCTTCAGTGGAAGTAACAAATGGATGAGTAGAATTAAAGCACTGAAGAGATGCCTTAACAAAATTGTATCTATTAAGACTCTATGCAAAATGACGGGGAAAAAATACGTATGCCATTTTGCACCTCATTATTGTACTAGTCATTGGCCAGACTACTggtttaaaaatgttttaaaagaatacaaatataaaattcAAAGAATCCAGAAAAAGAGAGCCATGGTATGCAGAAAGAATTTCAGATCCAACATTTCCAAAATACCTGAAGAGGTCCGACCCGACTTCACCCCCTACACGTGGAAGACGCCCATACAGAAGCATGTCGAGTCGCAGAAGATGAGGAAGTACATCGATAACAACGTATACCACGTCAATGTCTTTTGACTCAGAGCGTACCTATGcgcatatacatatctatacacttatgtatatatacatatccTAAGGGGCGTCCAAGTTCGTTTGCCTTGGCAAAGGAATCAGAgatctccaattttttttatgggcTAATTTGGACAACGGCTAAATGGAGCATCCCTTATATCATACCAATGTGTGCCTAAATGGCGACATTATTTGTGCTCCTCTTTATATCCTAATGGCAACCACCATTTAGCATTCGAATTTACACACATCATACtacaaattttttccctccttgtATTTCTCCAACACCATCCACCAATTATGTTGCCATACTatctttttctaattttttttttttaatttagcTTTTTGATCAGttttataaacaaaaaaaaaaaataataaaataaaataataaaataaatttgtagaataaaaaatacgaagATGGGGATACACACACGAGGCCATACGCACAGGGGTATAAGCACACGCGCATAAATGAATAATATCCAATTTGTGGTGGGATACCTTCTTTGCTTTTTATtacaaattaaaacatttttaaaatgtaaaaaaaaaggggggcaatAGGTATTTACAACTTTTAATTCAAAATACAAAcaacaaaggaaaacaaaaaaaggatccTCCTCTGTTacgtttatttattattattattatatatgtatatattttttttttcccgtcttttttactttaattAACATGTCAGTGTTccttatttattattaactGTTTATCTTCGAATATTTTTGGAGTGCTAATATTCATTAAAACGTAGAATCCGatgtagaggaaaaaaaatattaagaaGATGACTATCAATTGGGATAGGATGCtctgtaaaaaaagggggggagggaaagaagaGGACCAATGAGAAGCAGGGGCATGCAACGGGCACCTTTACACAGGCAGATACTAGTACGTACacttatatatttatatatacggGCATATACAGATGGAACTATTTCTCTCGGTTCACACTTACCGGGCTCGTGTGGAAgacatttttattctcctttgCATCTTCTGGATTGTCGAAAATGTCGGTTTCCTGGCACGTTACAATGTAGCTTATATATTTTGGGTGCTTCTGGTAAATGAGCGGTATGATATCTGTGCAGAAAAGGGGAGAATGGTTCAgcgcaaaataattttagcTGCACTTAAATGGGCAACCATAactacacacacatatatatacgtatgctTCTTCTCAACAGACGCACATTCCCGTCACAAGTTCTACTGATTTTCAAATCTGTTACCTGGTTTCCCGTTAACTGTGTACACGtatatggaaaaattattcgTCTACAGgtgggggaggggaaaacagGCGGGGTACATAcgcaaaaatgaatggaCTATTCGGAATCCTTCATCTTGAAAAGAGCTCTCTCTTTAGAGGATTCAATttatcctcttttttttttttttttttttttttttttttttgcatgatCCGGAAAGT contains the following coding sequences:
- a CDS encoding GPCR-like receptor SR25, putative; protein product: MAKRHKLKITILPIFFFVIFTGIHTVFTAFDRNDWLMFYTSCSGSGQVKWELLGVLTILNSLILLLNVNYKENINHLNNKKSETSDINDDLINVDMNEFSNNEKDESSDESEKEKKYNKIKIRYLYSISNSRVCYYSMWILCYYLIYFLCFLSFLYGIRLFQNNLINIYTIRTCRIDNLANYILSENTFISLYWAIINFNVFMSKYTDSFYISNYFKLNIQFSTGKKKLLFFLNYAYQILLVSYTIYKNVDLYNKGLYNLNQIVCALIFLCLILYTILEITYVLEINKPCYYGVTKLSFNYIWAIIYLFVIFISSVIFYFSVFPYSIKDQYVNFQIMLWFFFISLTYIKRNQLFIKV